A stretch of Henckelia pumila isolate YLH828 chromosome 4, ASM3356847v2, whole genome shotgun sequence DNA encodes these proteins:
- the LOC140864862 gene encoding 2-oxoglutarate-dependent dioxygenase 19-like: MAPTAPLVEDVSIKELANSSDIKAIPSHFKFVVDPQGSISDSLPIVDFSLLLSDDADQRSQALKDLAKACEEWGFFVLINHGIPESLMKAIVDASLEFFDLPLEERRRYEPKSASDPIKAGAGTANGADHKVFLWRDFMKSYVHPILYCPDKPPHLRDIVAEYAEKCRFLLRKLLQGISENLELEAGSMDETLNLDSCYQLYATNFYPPCPQPDQTIGIPSHTDPGLLTFLIHNGVAGLQIQHNGEWFHATSPPNAILVNTADHLEIFSNGRYKSVKHRAVVNTEKVRISVVVASGPEPSVIVSPCEELVRRDGRALYGSMKFIEYVETQLSSRYDGKSNLECMKIQDNQE; encoded by the exons ATGGCACCGACAGCTCCTCTTGTTGAAGATGTGTCCATCAAAGAACTAGCAAATTCATCAGATATCAAAGCGATTCCTTCTCACTTCAAATTTGTTGTTGATCCACAAGGCTCCATTTCGGACTCGCTCCCGATCGTCGATTTTTCCTTGCTACTCTCTGATGATGCCGATCAACGCTCCCAAGCCCTCAAGGATCTTGCCAAAGCTTGTGAAGAATGGGGCTTCTTTGTG TTGATAAATCATGGGATCCCAGAAAGTCTGATGAAGGCCATAGTCGACGCAAGTTTAGAGTTTTTCGACTTACCTCTGGAGGAGAGGCGTCGATACGAGCCCAAAAGTGCGTCGGATCCCATAAAAGCCGGCGCCGGCACCGCCAACGGTGCAGACCACAAGGTCTTTTTGTGGAGGGATTTCATGAAATCCTATGTTCATCCTATACTTTACTGTCCAGATAAACCTCCCCATCTACG GGATATTGTAGCCGAGTACGCTGAGAAATGTCGATTTCTCCTGAGAAAACTTCTCCAGGGAATATCTGAAAACCTGGAACTGGAAGCAGGATCCATGGATGAAACTCTGAACCTGGATTCTTGTTATCAATTGTATGCTACAAATTTTTACCCGCCGTGCCCGCAGCCCGATCAGACGATCGGGATCCCTTCCCACACCGATCCCGGCCTCTTAACATTTCTGATCCACAATGGAGTTGCTGGCCTTCAAATACAGCATAATGGAGAGTGGTTCCATGCCACTTCTCCGCCAAATGCTATCCTGGTCAACACTGCCGATCATCTCgaa ATCTTTAGCAATGGACGATACAAAAGTGTGAAGCATCGAGCTGTAGTGAACACCGAGAAGGTCAGGATTTCCGTGGTGGTGGCGAGTGGTCCGGAACCGAGCGTAATCGTGAGCCCATGTGAGGAATTGGTGCGTCGAGATGGTCGGGCTTTGTATGGCTCGATGAAGTTCATAGAATATGTCGAGACACAGTTAAGCAGTCGGTATGATGGCAAATCGAACTTGGAAtgtatgaagatccaagacaatCAAGAGTAG